A stretch of the Rosa rugosa chromosome 5, drRosRugo1.1, whole genome shotgun sequence genome encodes the following:
- the LOC133708869 gene encoding probable protein phosphatase 2C 13: MILSQNMVAEAEISTEVSGFESVVRCSETIANAVIETAAVKFVPTIHSGSHSDIGERRSMDDDHIRIDDLSARVGPFFNSSLPSAFYAVFDGHDGPAAATYIKRNAMRLFFEDADLPHTVDFDDAFFKELENSHKKAFLLADQALADEHSVDGSCGTTALTALVLGRQLLVANAGDCRAVLCRKGIAFDMSQDHKPTYLPERRRVEQLGGYIDDGYLNGYLSVTRTLGNWDFKLPLGSSSPLIAEPEVQRVKLTEDDEFLILSCDGIWDVMSSQYAVSLVRRELRKHNDPQQCARELVKEALRKHASDNLTVIVVCLSSPDCAVEPRSEGPRLRNCSFSRLRSLLEGGN, from the exons ATGATTCTGAGCCAGAATATGGTGGCTGAGGCCGAGATTTCGACCGAGGTTTCGGGATTCGAATCG GTTGTGAGGTGCTCAGAGACCATTGCTAATGCTGTAATAGAGACTGCTGCAGTCAAGTTTGTTCCAACCATTCACTCAGGAAGCCATAGTGACATCGGAGAAAGGCGTTCCATGGATGACGATCACATTCGGATCGATGACCTATCTGCCCGTGTTGGGCCTTTCTTTAATAGTTCCTTGCCAAGTGCATTTTATGCAGTTTTTGATGGGCATGACGGGCCTGCAGCAGCTACTTATATCAAGAGGAATGCCATGAGACTATTTTTTGAAGATGCTGATTTGCCGCATACAGTAGATTTTGATGATGCTTTCTTCAAAGAGTTGGAGAACTCACATAAGAAAGCATTTTTACTGGCAGACCAGGCCTTGGCCGATGAACACAGCGTGGATGGTTCATGTGGAACCACAGCATTGACTGCCCTAGTACTTGGAAGGCAGTTGCTTGTAGCAAATGCTGGTGACTGTCGGGCAGTTCTTTGCAGGAAAGGAATCGCATTTGATATGTCCCAAGATCATAAGCCTACTTACTTGCCGGAACGTAGGCGGGTGGAGCAGTTGGGTGGTTACATTGATGATGGGTATCTGAATGGCTATCTTTCAGTCACCCGAACCCTTGGAAATTGGGATTTCAAATTACCACTTGGCTCCTCATCACCTCTCATTGCTGAACCGGAGGTTCAGCGGGTTAAATTAACAGAAGATGATGAGTTTCTGATTCTTAGTTGTGATGGGATATGGGATGTCATGTCTAGCCAATACGCAGTGAGTCTTGTTCGGCGTGAGCTGAGGAAGCATAATGATCCGCAACAGTGTGCCAGAGAACTCGTGAAAGAAGCACTACGCAAGCATGCATCTGACAATCTCACTGTTATTGTTGTATGCCTCTCTTCTCCTGATTGTGCTGTTGAGCCTCGCTCTGAGGGGCCAAGGTTAAGGAACTGCAGTTTTTCAAGGTTGAGAAGCTTGCTGGAAGGCGGCAATTGA
- the LOC133708868 gene encoding dihydrolipoyl dehydrogenase, mitochondrial, with amino-acid sequence MAMASFARRKAYLLSRNLSNTSSEAVRYSFSITSFSRGFASSGSDDNDVVVIGGGPGGYVAAIKAAQLGLKTTCIEKRGALGGTCLNVGCIPSKALLHSSHMYHEALHSFKSHGVKFDNVQIDLPAMMSQKDKAVSNLTKGIEGLFKKNKVTYVKGYGKFISPNEVSVDTIDGGNTVVKGKNIIIATGSDVKSLPGVTIDEKKIVSSTGALALSEIPKKLVVVGAGYIGLEMGSVWGRLGSEITVVEFGPDIVPSMDSEIRKQFQRSLEKQGMKFVLKTKVVGVDTSGDGVKLTLEPAAGGEQTTLEADVVLVSAGRNPFTSGLDLDKIGVETDKMGRILVNERFVTNVPSVHAIGDVIPGPMLAHKAEEDGVACVEFIAGKVGHVDYDKVPGVVYTHPEVASVGKTEEQVKALGVEYRVGKFPFLANSRAKAIDDAEGLVKILAEKETDKILGVHIMAPNAGELIHEAAIALQYDASSEDIARVCHAHPTMSEALKEAAMATYDKAIHI; translated from the exons atggCCATGGCAAGCTTTGCTCGGCGGAAGGCCTACCTTCTATCTAGAAACTTGTCCAACACGTCGTCGGAGGCCGTCCGCTACTCCTTCTCCATCACCTCCTTCTCCCGCGGCTTCGCTTCCTCGGGATCTGACGACAACGACGTCGTCGTCATCGGCGGCGGACCCGGCGGCTACGTCGCCGCCATCAAGGCCGCCCAGCTCGGCCTCAAGACCACCTGCATCGAGAAGCGCGGTGCTCTCGGCGGCACCTGCCTCAACGTCGGCTGCATACCCTCCAAg GCGCTTCTTCATTCGTCTCACATGTACCACGAAGCTCTGCATTCATTTAAAAGTCATGGTGTTAAGTTCGACAATGTTCAGATCGATTTGCCTGCCATGATGTCCCAGAAAGACAAAGCCGTGTCTAATCTGACTAAAGGAATCGAAGGTCTGTTCAAGAAGAATAAGGTGACTTATGTTAAAGGCTATGGAAAGTTCATCTCCCCCAATGAAGTTTCAGTGGACACCATTGATGGCGGGAATACGGTTGTGAAAGGAAAAAATATTATCATTGCCACGGGTTCTGATGTCAAATCTTTGCCCGGGGTTACCATTGATGAGAAGAAAATAGTATCATCAACTGGTGCTTTGGCTCTGTCAGAAATCCCAAAGAAACTTGTGGTTGTTGGAGCAGGATATATTGGCCTTGAGATGGGCTCAGTCTGGGGAAGACTTGGTTCTGAGATAACTGTTGTTGAGTTTGGACCTGATATTGTCCCATCAATGGATTCGGAAATCCGCAAGCAATTCCAGCGTTCCCTTGAGAAGCAAGGGATGAAATTTGTACTCAAAACAAAAGTGGTAGGAGTTGATACTTCTGGAGATGGTGTGAAGTTGACCCTTGAACCAGCAGCTGGTGGTGAGCAGACCACACTTGAAGCTGATGTTGTTCTTGTATCCGCTGGCAGGAATCCATTCACATCTGGGCTCGATCTGGACAAGATAGGAGTTGAAACTGACAAGATGGGGAGAATTTTAGTGAATGAAAGGTTTGTAACAAATGTTCCAAGTGTTCATGCAATTGGTGATGTTATTCCTGGACCTATGCTCGCTCACAAGGCAGAAGAGGATGGGGTTGCATGTGTGGAGTTCATAGCTGGTAAGGTTGGCCATGTGGACTATGATAAGGTCCCTGGGGTTGTCTATACTCACCCTGAGGTTGCGTCTGTTGGAAAGACCGAGGAGCAAGTGAAGGCCCTAGGCGTCGAATACCGAGTTGGAAAGTTCCCATTCTTGGCAAACAGCAGAGCCAAGGCAATAGATGATGCTGAAGGACTAGTCAAGATTTTGGCTGAGAAAGAAACAGATAAGATCTTGGGAGTTCACATCATGGCACCCAATGCGGGAGAGCTCATTCACGAGGCAGCCATAGCATTGCAGTATGATGCATCAAGTGAGGACATTGCTCGCGTTTGCCATGCACATCCAACCATGAGTGAGGCCTTGAAGGAAGCTGCCATGGCGACTTATGACAAGGCCATTCACATCTAG
- the LOC133708870 gene encoding uncharacterized protein LOC133708870: MASTSSTNPFDASTSGSASEKDGVESAQGAATLPSSNSKPEETDVKARVDAMWEQMNKGISTKNFKDLLKKSHSPANKTPKKASSDGWKAYLGLAPKKTESPKEDLSQKGLSVAQNNTTDIVMQDSSSENARKLAAAALVEVKDAGAAVLGRGKVEITEVRDFAGQQIEVKKLVDADSKEASEKAKAHAPSAVDAVLEQIKKKQKLSVLDKTKKDWGEFKEEKGLDEELDAYKKSSNQYLDKVSFLERADYREFERERDARLAVQAKRRPDMREGP, from the exons ATGGCTTCGACCTCCTCCACCAACCCATTCGATGCCTCAACCTCAG GTAGTGCAAGTGAAAAGGATGGTGTTGAGTCTGCACAGGGAGCTGCTACTCTTCCAAGCTCAAACTCAAAACCTGAAGAAACCG ATGTAAAAGCCCGGGTAGATGCCATGTGGGAGCAAATGAATAAAGGAATATCTACTAAGAATTTCAAGGATTTATTAAAGAAGTCTCATTCACCTGCGAATAAAACTCCAAAGAAGGCATCGTCTGAT GGTTGGAAGGCATATCTCGGCCTGGCACCAAAGAAGACGGAGTCCCCAAAAGAAGATCTATCACAGAAGGGATTAAGTGTCGCACAGAACAACACTACTGATATTGTCATGCAGGACAGCTCTAGTGAGAATGCCAGGAAGCTAGCTGCTGCTGCCCTCGTAGAAGTTAAGGATGCTGGAGCTGCAGTATTAGGTAGAGGGAAAGTTGAG ATCACAGAGGTCCGGGACTTTGCCGGTCAACAAATTGAAGTTAAGAAGCTTGTTGACGCTGATTCAAAGGAAGCATCTGAAAAGGCGAAAGCTCATGCACCTTCAGCTGTTGATGCCGTGCTTGAACAGATCAAGAAGAAACAAAAGCTCAGTGTGCTCGACAAAACCAAAAAGGACTGGGGAGAGTTTAAGGAAGAAAAAGGGTTGGATGAGGAGTTGGATGCTTACAAGAAGAGTTCAAACCAATATCTAGACAAGGTTTCCTTCTTGGAGCGAGCAGATTATCGGGAGTTTGAACGGGAGAGGGATGCACGGCTGGCTGTGCAGGCCAAAAGGAGGCCTGATATGAGGGAGGGTCCATAA